CGTGATGCTCCGCCGCGCCACCCTCCTGTCCCTGCTCCTTGTCCCGCTGCTCACCTTTCCTCAGGCTCTCGCGGCCAGCGGCACAGTCAAGGTCAAAAAGGGTGACACCCTCTACGGCATCGCCCGGCGCACCGGCGTCAGCGTGGAGCGGTTGCGGGCGCTCAACGGCCTGAAGAACAACACCATCCGGCCCGGAGAGACGCTGCGGGTGCAGGGGCCGGTGCCTGCCATTCCCGCCCGACCTGCCCGCAAAGCCACCTCTGCCCCGTCGGGCGGCCTGTACACTGTCCGCCCCGGCGACACGCTGGGCCACATCGCGGAACGCGCCGGGGTGAGCGTGGCCGCCCTGCGCGCCGCCAACGGGCTGAGCGGCAGCCTGATCAAGCCCGGCCAGCGCCTGCGGGTGCCGCCGCGCGGGACGGTTGCCGTGAAGCGGGCTGCTCCCCGTCCCACCACCGAGGTGCGGGTGATTCACGGCTACGTGCGGGTCCGGCCGGGGGAAACGCTGGCGTCTCTGGCCCGCACCTACCGCACCACCGCCGATCACCTGGCCCGGCTCAACCACCTCAGCCGGGCGCAGCGCCAGTTGTATCCCGGCCAGCGGGTGCTGGTGCCCCGGCGCATTCCGGTGCCCATTCCGCCCCGGCCGACCGGCTCGCCCCTCAGCGTCAAGCGGCTGACGCCGCTGCACGTCCCGGTGCAGGTGCTGCGGGTGGACCTGCGCTGGCGCGACGTGCTGGTGGCACCCGTGCTGCCCCGGGCAGGCCTGGGCGTCGGGGTGGGCGCGCGGGTCAGCAGCCTCGCGCGGACGAGCGGCGCGCGGGCGGTCGTGAACGGCAGCTACTTTCACCCGCGCAGCTACGTGCCCGCCGGGGACCTGGTGATGCAGGGCCGCCTGCTCGCCTGGGGCCGCATTCCCGCCGCCCTGGCGATCACGCCCGACAACCGCGCGGCGA
The window above is part of the Deinococcus metallilatus genome. Proteins encoded here:
- a CDS encoding LysM peptidoglycan-binding domain-containing protein codes for the protein MLRRATLLSLLLVPLLTFPQALAASGTVKVKKGDTLYGIARRTGVSVERLRALNGLKNNTIRPGETLRVQGPVPAIPARPARKATSAPSGGLYTVRPGDTLGHIAERAGVSVAALRAANGLSGSLIKPGQRLRVPPRGTVAVKRAAPRPTTEVRVIHGYVRVRPGETLASLARTYRTTADHLARLNHLSRAQRQLYPGQRVLVPRRIPVPIPPRPTGSPLSVKRLTPLHVPVQVLRVDLRWRDVLVAPVLPRAGLGVGVGARVSSLARTSGARAVVNGSYFHPRSYVPAGDLVMQGRLLAWGRIPAALAITPDNRAAILPSTTPLLGRPLEATWHGMETVIATGPRILTGGTVVRQYGNIFRDPALFGRAARSAVGLRSNRDLVFVTTHARLTTTEMGKVMAHLGLRDALLLDGGSSAGLAWNGQATLDSVRKVAYGIGVFTGYTGRRYAR